TGGCTTGTCGCATCATTTCTTGATCTGTTAACTCTTTAATAATCGCAGGAACAAGCTCTAATCCAGCAATTTTTGAAGCTCTAAAACGTCTTTCACCTGCAAGCAATTCAAAACCAATTATTGGAGATTTTCTGACAATAATGGGTTGAATTAAGCCATTTTCTTTGATTGACTGAGCCAGTTCTTCTAATTTTTCTTGATCAAATACTTTTCTTGGTTGGAAAGGATTGGTTCGAATGTCCTTTACCGCTATTTTTTCTAATTTTTCCATCTTATGAATAGAATAACACACCTTTACAAATTCGTAAAGGTGTGTTTACAAGTATGTCAAGAAAGTGAAAGTTAATCGCTCAGATCCTCAGTTGATTTTGTCAACTTGATAGAAGTTGTTTGTTGTTTTCCATCACGATAGAATATGACCTTGATCGTATCATTGATTTGGTGAGAATAGAGGGCGGATTGTAAATCTGCCGTTGACTCGATATCTGTATCATCGATCTTTGTGATAACATCATAGCGTTGCAATTTATCTGAAGCAGGCATATTTTCAAGTGTTGAACGAACCAGTACTCCTCCAGAGATTTTTTCAGGAAGTTTTAATTGGCTTAAATCAGATGTTGAAAGGTTGGATAAATCCATCATTTGGATTCCAAGAGCTGGTCGAACTACTTTTCCTTTTTCTTCTAGTTGCTTGATAATATTGACAACATCATTTGCAGGAATTGCAAATCCCATTCCTTCTACTGAAGTTTGTCCGTTATTTGAAATTTTACTTGAGGTAATCCCGATGACTTGTCCTTGAATATTGATTAATGGACCTCCAGAGTTTCCTGGGTTGATGGCTGCGTCTGTTTGTAAGGCGCGTGTAGAGATATTTTGTCCATTATCGGCTTTCAATTTCACATTGCGGCCTTGGCTGGAAATAATCCCTTGGGTAACAGAATTCGCATAATCTGTTCCAAGAGGGCTACCAATTGCAATTGCAGTCTCACCGACTGTTAATTGGTTTGAATCTCCGAATTCAGCTACTGCCTTTGCTTTATCCGCACTAATGCGAACGACTGCAATATCAGAATAGACATCTGATCCAACTACTTCTCC
The Streptococcus parasanguinis genome window above contains:
- a CDS encoding S1C family serine protease; this encodes MKSSSNLLKKLGNITLIFVVGFLGGILGTFLTLQTSHSSTSNTESKQVHSTTVKTAYKNTTSTSEAVDKVKNAVVSVITYSDSSNQGLFEKEENSDSQISSEGSGVIYKKEGKYAYLVTNTHVINGAKKVDILLADGNKVPGEVVGSDVYSDIAVVRISADKAKAVAEFGDSNQLTVGETAIAIGSPLGTDYANSVTQGIISSQGRNVKLKADNGQNISTRALQTDAAINPGNSGGPLINIQGQVIGITSSKISNNGQTSVEGMGFAIPANDVVNIIKQLEEKGKVVRPALGIQMMDLSNLSTSDLSQLKLPEKISGGVLVRSTLENMPASDKLQRYDVITKIDDTDIESTADLQSALYSHQINDTIKVIFYRDGKQQTTSIKLTKSTEDLSD